The Saccharomonospora cyanea NA-134 genome includes a region encoding these proteins:
- a CDS encoding sensor histidine kinase translates to MRVDGRVDDRVVDAVLAVAVSAVVAVAIAADLGGTRGPEPGAFLFALGLGALMFVRRSYPVLTLAATVAGIIGYYLADYPPIGLAIPVAAALYSTAEAGRTRVAVAVSVGLLAVTTGFRLAEGDDPVYLFGYEFASTVGLMAAAIALGDGVRSRALLAAEQEQRARRRMEEERMRIAREVHDVLGHTVTVISIQANVATEAVDDDPESVRAALGVIREAADGAVRELRATVGLLASSGDEDPSRAPVGSVRHLDTLVQATSDSGLPVGITVEGTPRSLPSAVDSTAYRIVQEALANSLRHSAATHAEIVLTYGDDRLEISVADDGRGWSGSVDDAVGNGLRGMRERTVLLGGSLAVDSRPGEGFRIDALLPLEQR, encoded by the coding sequence GTGCGTGTCGACGGGAGGGTGGACGACCGCGTGGTGGACGCGGTCCTGGCCGTCGCGGTGTCCGCGGTGGTCGCGGTCGCCATCGCGGCGGATCTGGGTGGGACGCGCGGTCCGGAACCGGGGGCGTTCCTCTTCGCGTTGGGGCTCGGTGCCCTGATGTTCGTGCGGCGTTCCTACCCCGTGCTGACGCTCGCGGCCACGGTCGCGGGCATCATCGGCTACTACCTCGCGGACTACCCGCCCATCGGGCTCGCCATCCCGGTCGCCGCGGCGCTGTACTCGACGGCCGAGGCGGGCAGAACGCGCGTGGCCGTGGCGGTGTCCGTCGGACTGCTGGCGGTGACGACCGGTTTCCGGCTCGCGGAGGGGGACGATCCGGTGTACCTGTTCGGGTACGAGTTCGCCTCCACCGTCGGGTTGATGGCGGCGGCGATCGCGTTGGGCGACGGCGTCCGCTCGCGGGCGCTGCTGGCCGCGGAGCAGGAGCAGCGGGCGCGGCGCAGGATGGAGGAGGAACGCATGCGGATCGCCCGCGAGGTGCACGACGTGCTGGGCCACACCGTCACGGTCATCTCGATCCAGGCGAACGTCGCCACCGAGGCCGTCGACGACGACCCCGAGTCGGTGCGAGCGGCGCTGGGGGTGATCCGAGAGGCGGCCGACGGAGCCGTGCGGGAACTGCGGGCGACGGTGGGGCTGCTGGCCTCGTCCGGTGACGAGGACCCGTCGCGCGCGCCGGTCGGGAGCGTGCGCCACCTCGACACCCTGGTGCAGGCGACGTCGGACAGCGGGTTGCCCGTCGGCATCACGGTCGAGGGCACTCCGAGATCACTGCCGTCGGCGGTGGACTCGACCGCGTACCGCATCGTGCAGGAGGCGTTGGCCAACAGCCTGCGCCACTCGGCGGCCACGCATGCGGAGATCGTGCTCACCTACGGTGACGACCGGTTGGAGATCAGCGTCGCCGACGACGGCCGTGGGTGGTCGGGTTCGGTGGACGACGCGGTGGGCAACGGCCTGCGCGGCATGCGGGAGCGCACCGTTCTGCTGGGCGGGTCCCTGGCCGTCGATTCCCGGCCCGGTGAGGGTTTCCGTATCGACGCCTTACTTCCCCTGGAGCAACGATGA
- a CDS encoding multicopper oxidase family protein, with translation MSRRTALRLAAGGLAALPLSSACSGPGLSLSVSGGPNVTTESSAGAVLRSRARLPEPFTLPLSVPEVLRPSSSDATTDYYELTQRESDLEILPGLHTRVWGYDGRFPGPTIVSRRGRRTVVRHRNELPVPTVVHLHGGRTPPEHDGYPTDLMQPGARREYVYPLDQPAATLWYHDHRMDFTGPQVYRGLAGFHLLHDDEEDRLGLPSGERDIPLLIADRAFAEDGSFDYPARDPSLRGEPGVTDDFASGVLGDCVLVNGVPWPFLEVEAVRYRFRLLNASNARRYRLALDPPPPGGAAFTQVGGDQGLLASPVLHEELPIAQAERFDVVVDFSAYRPGQRITLVNTLGESGTRAVLRFVVTRRARDDSRVPRTLAEVEPLSRSQARVEREFVFARGGAQHHGMTLWTVNGQAFDPRRIDADPELGSVELWRIRAQNVPHPIHVHLAPFQVLGGGPTTSGWKDTVDLDNGGEAEILLRFDGYRGRYVFHCHNLEHEDMMMMANFEVR, from the coding sequence ATGTCACGGCGGACGGCGTTGCGGCTGGCCGCGGGCGGATTGGCGGCGCTGCCGCTGTCGTCGGCATGTTCCGGACCCGGACTCTCACTGTCCGTGTCCGGTGGCCCCAACGTGACGACCGAGTCGAGCGCGGGTGCCGTGCTGCGGTCGCGTGCCCGGCTGCCCGAACCGTTCACGCTGCCGCTGAGCGTCCCCGAAGTACTGCGGCCGTCGTCGTCCGACGCCACCACCGATTACTACGAGCTCACCCAGCGGGAGTCCGACCTGGAGATCCTGCCGGGTCTGCACACCCGGGTGTGGGGCTACGACGGGCGGTTCCCCGGACCCACGATCGTGTCACGGCGCGGGCGGCGCACGGTGGTGCGGCACCGCAACGAGCTGCCCGTGCCGACGGTGGTGCACCTGCACGGCGGCCGGACCCCTCCCGAACACGACGGTTACCCGACCGACCTGATGCAGCCCGGCGCGCGACGCGAGTACGTCTACCCGCTGGATCAGCCCGCCGCCACGCTCTGGTATCACGACCACCGCATGGACTTCACCGGCCCGCAGGTGTACCGCGGGCTCGCCGGGTTCCACCTCCTGCACGACGACGAGGAGGACCGGCTCGGGCTCCCCTCGGGCGAGCGCGACATCCCGCTGCTCATCGCCGACCGCGCCTTCGCCGAGGACGGCTCCTTCGACTACCCGGCGCGCGATCCCTCGTTGCGCGGCGAACCCGGGGTGACCGACGACTTCGCCAGCGGAGTCCTGGGCGACTGCGTGCTGGTGAACGGCGTGCCGTGGCCCTTCCTGGAGGTTGAGGCCGTGCGGTACCGCTTCCGGCTGCTCAACGCCTCGAACGCCCGGCGCTACCGCCTGGCGCTCGACCCTCCCCCTCCCGGCGGGGCCGCCTTCACGCAGGTGGGCGGCGACCAGGGGTTGCTCGCCTCGCCGGTGCTCCACGAGGAGCTGCCGATCGCGCAGGCCGAACGGTTCGACGTGGTGGTGGACTTCTCCGCGTACCGGCCGGGACAGCGGATCACACTCGTCAACACCCTGGGCGAGAGCGGCACGCGCGCCGTGCTCCGGTTCGTCGTCACCCGGCGGGCGCGGGACGACAGCCGGGTGCCACGCACGCTGGCCGAGGTGGAGCCTTTGTCGCGATCGCAGGCACGTGTCGAACGGGAGTTCGTCTTCGCCCGTGGCGGCGCCCAGCACCACGGCATGACGCTGTGGACCGTCAACGGGCAGGCGTTCGATCCCAGACGCATCGACGCCGACCCGGAACTGGGTTCGGTGGAGCTCTGGCGGATCAGAGCACAGAACGTGCCACATCCGATCCATGTCCATCTCGCACCGTTCCAGGTGCTGGGCGGCGGACCGACCACCTCGGGCTGGAAGGACACCGTGGACCTCGACAACGGTGGCGAGGCGGAGATCCTGCTGCGGTTCGACGGCTATCGCGGCCGGTACGTGTTCCACTGCCACAACCTGGAACACGAGGACATGATGATGATGGCCAACTTCGAGGTGCGCTGA
- a CDS encoding FAD binding domain-containing protein, whose protein sequence is MIPAPFDYVAPSTVDEAVRALSEAGEDAKIMAGGQSLLPVLRLRMAAPTTLIDLGRIAELRGVRDDGDAVVIGAMTTHHEVVHDPLIADHAELLAKATATVADPQVRHRGTFGGSLAHADPAGDLLAPALALGAEMVVRGMDGSRTVHATEFFSDFFTTAMRPDEILVEVRIPKHTGWRAHYEKFNRVAQAWSIVAVAATVRTEAGNIAEARVGLTNMASVPVRARAVEEALIGQPATAEAIRAASERAAEGTSPTPDSNADVEYRQHLARVLTGRALTTAVTG, encoded by the coding sequence GTGATCCCGGCTCCGTTCGACTACGTTGCCCCGTCCACAGTGGATGAGGCGGTGCGGGCGCTGTCCGAGGCGGGTGAGGACGCGAAGATCATGGCGGGTGGTCAGAGCCTGCTGCCCGTGCTCCGCCTGCGCATGGCGGCGCCCACCACGCTGATCGACCTCGGACGGATCGCCGAGCTGCGTGGGGTGCGCGACGACGGGGACGCCGTCGTCATCGGGGCGATGACCACGCACCACGAGGTCGTGCACGACCCGCTGATCGCCGACCACGCGGAACTGCTCGCCAAGGCGACCGCGACGGTGGCCGACCCGCAGGTGCGGCACCGCGGCACGTTCGGCGGCTCCCTCGCCCACGCCGACCCGGCAGGCGACCTCCTGGCACCAGCCCTCGCGTTGGGCGCCGAGATGGTGGTGCGCGGCATGGACGGTTCCCGCACCGTGCACGCCACGGAGTTCTTCTCCGACTTCTTCACCACCGCCATGCGGCCCGACGAGATTCTCGTCGAGGTGCGGATTCCCAAGCACACCGGCTGGCGAGCGCACTACGAGAAGTTCAACCGCGTCGCGCAGGCGTGGTCGATCGTGGCCGTCGCCGCCACCGTGCGAACGGAGGCCGGGAACATCGCCGAGGCGAGGGTCGGGCTCACCAACATGGCGTCGGTGCCGGTACGGGCTCGTGCCGTCGAGGAAGCCCTGATCGGGCAGCCCGCCACGGCGGAGGCCATCCGGGCCGCCTCCGAGCGGGCGGCGGAGGGCACCAGTCCCACGCCCGACAGCAACGCCGATGTCGAGTATCGGCAGCACCTTGCCCGGGTACTCACCGGCAGGGCACTCACCACGGCGGTCACGGGCTGA
- a CDS encoding class F sortase, whose protein sequence is MRDVTSLRSRPSVRRLAGTVALALLLLLSGCGGSEQIAGHAEAGMEQGEVGAQDFLSPSPPSRLRIPALGVDSGTFVGLGLKPDNTMEVPEGAQAVGWYVESPTPGERGPSVLAAHVDWKNQKGVFFELRNLEVGDDVIVDRSDGTSIRFEVDEVEQYPKDEFPTEKVYGDTEGAELRLITCGGEFDQSAASYRDNVVAYATMVETAE, encoded by the coding sequence ATGCGTGATGTGACGTCTCTCCGTTCCCGCCCGTCGGTTCGCCGACTGGCGGGGACGGTGGCGTTGGCCCTCCTGCTACTGCTCTCCGGTTGCGGCGGCTCCGAACAGATCGCGGGGCATGCCGAGGCGGGGATGGAGCAGGGCGAAGTCGGCGCTCAGGATTTCCTGTCGCCGTCGCCACCTTCTCGGTTACGTATCCCCGCACTCGGGGTGGACTCGGGAACGTTCGTGGGGCTCGGCCTGAAGCCGGACAACACCATGGAGGTGCCCGAGGGCGCGCAGGCCGTCGGTTGGTACGTCGAGTCTCCCACCCCCGGCGAGCGCGGCCCCTCGGTCCTGGCCGCACACGTCGACTGGAAGAACCAGAAGGGTGTGTTCTTCGAGCTGCGCAACCTGGAGGTCGGTGACGACGTGATCGTGGACCGGTCCGACGGCACGTCGATCAGGTTCGAGGTCGACGAGGTCGAGCAGTACCCGAAGGACGAGTTCCCCACCGAGAAGGTGTACGGCGACACCGAGGGCGCGGAGTTGCGGCTCATCACCTGCGGCGGTGAGTTCGACCAGTCCGCGGCGAGCTACCGGGACAATGTCGTCGCCTACGCCACGATGGTGGAAACCGCCGAGTGA
- a CDS encoding class I SAM-dependent methyltransferase: MTVDFQPSRTALLSAAARAAHLTVDGEPALFLDTLAERVLGSAGAEMIRYHRQQGGHPILVNARVSATVRSRFAEAALRAAVDRGVDQYLLVGAGLDTFGARSDLARRLLVVEVDHPGTQRWKRHRLAESDVDVPDTVRYAELDLTLDSVFGRVVEAGLDPSRPVFVSWLGGIPYFRQSELHRVLADLARLSPGSELVADYHVPPRWRDARAELYVRAVSAVASDGAEPWRSTFTPDGVAALLGSHTFVVVADHDERAAVPADLWERQDELVPGSLVRLVHARSGIDR, from the coding sequence GTGACAGTCGATTTTCAGCCGAGTCGTACCGCGTTGTTGTCCGCCGCGGCCCGTGCCGCACATCTCACCGTCGATGGCGAACCCGCCCTTTTCCTCGACACCCTGGCCGAGCGGGTCCTCGGAAGTGCCGGTGCCGAGATGATCCGCTACCACCGACAGCAGGGCGGTCACCCCATCCTGGTCAACGCCCGGGTGAGCGCCACCGTGCGTAGTCGATTCGCCGAGGCCGCGTTGCGAGCCGCCGTCGATCGTGGTGTGGACCAGTACTTGTTGGTGGGGGCGGGGCTCGACACGTTCGGCGCGCGCTCGGATCTCGCCCGCCGTCTCCTCGTCGTCGAGGTCGACCATCCAGGCACGCAGCGATGGAAGCGACACCGCCTTGCGGAGTCCGATGTGGACGTCCCGGACACCGTGCGTTATGCCGAGCTCGACCTGACACTCGACTCGGTGTTCGGCCGTGTGGTGGAGGCCGGGCTCGATCCCTCACGTCCGGTGTTCGTGAGTTGGCTCGGCGGGATACCGTACTTCCGGCAGAGCGAACTCCACCGGGTGCTCGCAGACCTGGCGCGCCTGTCTCCGGGCAGTGAGCTGGTCGCCGACTACCACGTTCCGCCGCGATGGCGGGACGCGCGTGCCGAACTCTACGTTCGCGCGGTGTCCGCGGTGGCTTCGGACGGGGCGGAACCGTGGCGCAGCACGTTCACGCCCGACGGTGTGGCGGCGTTGCTCGGCAGCCACACCTTCGTCGTGGTGGCTGACCACGATGAGCGTGCCGCCGTACCCGCCGACCTGTGGGAACGCCAGGACGAGCTGGTGCCTGGAAGCCTCGTGCGGTTGGTGCACGCCCGCAGCGGCATCGATCGGTAG
- a CDS encoding DUF5957 family protein, which produces MRTLGVAVLGVFAGLAVGFALFSELVGRLVADDGVVEAPWTFVIGFGPQLSAVVGGVVAVVLDTKLRRRREER; this is translated from the coding sequence ATGCGCACTCTCGGAGTTGCCGTGCTCGGCGTCTTCGCCGGGCTGGCAGTCGGTTTCGCCCTCTTCAGCGAACTCGTCGGCCGGCTCGTGGCCGATGACGGCGTGGTGGAGGCACCGTGGACGTTCGTCATCGGTTTCGGCCCCCAGCTGTCCGCCGTGGTCGGTGGCGTGGTCGCCGTCGTGCTCGACACGAAACTGCGCCGCAGGCGGGAGGAACGGTGA
- a CDS encoding DUF6098 family protein → MTADMQTVRTLAQLAELTSSGEAPYLRYSPGPESDAEHSSTDHESGLTMPGVSANPLAAPKWWTLPLEDWLARRVCQYLRELDEGARPWVLSGRQVDFGPDNEPLLVDIQPVAWVAPELVEEARERYTTRLRAGAATHRDR, encoded by the coding sequence ATGACAGCGGACATGCAGACCGTGCGCACACTGGCGCAGCTCGCCGAACTCACGAGTTCCGGCGAGGCTCCGTACCTGCGCTACTCACCCGGGCCCGAATCCGACGCCGAGCACTCCAGCACCGACCACGAGAGCGGCCTGACGATGCCGGGGGTTTCGGCGAACCCGCTCGCGGCACCCAAGTGGTGGACCCTGCCACTGGAGGACTGGCTCGCCCGCCGCGTGTGCCAGTACCTGCGCGAGCTCGACGAGGGTGCTCGGCCGTGGGTACTGTCGGGCAGGCAGGTGGATTTCGGGCCCGACAACGAACCACTGCTCGTGGACATCCAACCGGTCGCGTGGGTCGCCCCCGAACTCGTCGAGGAGGCACGCGAGCGCTACACCACCCGGCTCAGGGCGGGCGCGGCGACTCACCGCGACCGGTGA
- a CDS encoding NAD(P)-binding domain-containing protein, whose translation MRADHETDVVVIGAGQAGLSSAYFLHRAGLRGGAGFVVLDHGKRAGGAWQYRWPTLRMDRVHGVHDLPGLRLVEVPGSGNPARPAAEVMAAYFEEYERAFDLPVHRPVSVRAVRRTSDGRFLVDTAGETWSARGVVNATGTWDKPFWPYYPGRETFRGRQLHTADYTGPAPFAGAHVVVVGGGTSAVQLLVEIAEVAEGTTWVTRRPPVFHEGEFTPEHGREVVAEVDRRVRSGRPPGSVVGATGLTLTPEVRAAREAGLLVRRPMFERITPHGVRWADGRQQRADVILWATGFRPALDHLAPLRLRGAGSGIRMDGTRVVGVPRLRLVGYGPSASTVGASRAGREAVRGLLAELGR comes from the coding sequence ATGCGAGCTGACCATGAAACCGACGTCGTCGTCATCGGCGCCGGACAGGCGGGGCTGTCGTCCGCGTACTTCCTGCACCGTGCCGGTCTGCGCGGCGGCGCCGGGTTCGTGGTGCTCGACCACGGCAAGCGGGCAGGTGGCGCGTGGCAGTACCGCTGGCCGACGCTGCGGATGGACCGGGTCCACGGCGTTCACGACCTGCCGGGACTACGGCTCGTCGAGGTCCCCGGGAGCGGGAACCCGGCCCGCCCCGCAGCCGAGGTCATGGCCGCCTACTTCGAGGAGTACGAGCGTGCGTTCGATCTGCCCGTGCACCGTCCGGTGAGCGTGCGTGCCGTGCGGCGGACATCCGACGGCCGGTTCCTCGTGGACACGGCGGGCGAGACGTGGTCGGCGCGCGGCGTCGTCAACGCGACGGGAACGTGGGACAAGCCGTTCTGGCCGTACTACCCGGGCCGGGAGACGTTCCGCGGCAGGCAACTGCACACCGCCGACTACACCGGGCCTGCACCGTTCGCGGGGGCTCACGTGGTGGTGGTCGGTGGCGGCACGTCGGCGGTGCAGCTGCTCGTCGAGATCGCGGAGGTCGCCGAAGGCACCACCTGGGTCACCCGGCGCCCCCCGGTCTTCCACGAGGGCGAGTTCACACCGGAGCACGGGCGTGAGGTCGTCGCGGAGGTCGACCGGCGGGTCCGGTCCGGGAGGCCGCCGGGCAGCGTCGTGGGGGCGACCGGGTTGACGTTGACTCCCGAGGTGCGCGCCGCCCGGGAGGCCGGGCTGTTGGTGCGGCGGCCGATGTTCGAGCGGATCACGCCGCACGGTGTGCGCTGGGCGGACGGTCGGCAGCAACGTGCCGATGTGATCCTGTGGGCGACGGGTTTCCGCCCGGCGTTGGACCACCTGGCACCGCTGCGGCTACGCGGGGCAGGTAGCGGTATCCGGATGGACGGCACGCGGGTGGTGGGCGTGCCGCGGTTGCGTCTCGTGGGATACGGGCCCTCGGCGAGCACCGTGGGTGCGAGCCGGGCCGGCCGGGAGGCAGTTCGTGGCCTCCTGGCCGAGCTCGGCCGATGA
- a CDS encoding response regulator transcription factor — MIKVVVADDQQLVRAGLCSLLDRADDITVVGEASDGTSAVHAVRSLRPDVVLMDIRMPGMDGIEATHRITADAELRSVRVVVLTTFDTDEHIFDAIRAGAAGFLLKNTAPEELRAAVRTVTEGEALLSPSVTRRVLAAVASDSGTVEPRLLDPLTEREREVLAEIAAGLSNTEIAAVLHLSPATARTYVSRLLAKLGARDRAQLVHIAYEAGLAQPGTRHRSR, encoded by the coding sequence ATGATCAAGGTCGTGGTCGCCGACGACCAGCAACTCGTGAGGGCCGGCCTGTGCTCGCTGCTCGACCGGGCCGACGACATCACGGTGGTGGGGGAGGCGTCGGACGGGACGAGCGCGGTGCACGCGGTCCGTTCGCTGCGCCCCGACGTCGTGTTGATGGACATCCGGATGCCGGGCATGGACGGCATCGAGGCGACCCACCGCATCACGGCCGACGCCGAGCTGCGGTCGGTCCGGGTGGTCGTACTGACGACGTTCGACACCGACGAGCACATCTTCGACGCCATCCGTGCGGGTGCGGCCGGCTTCCTGCTGAAGAACACGGCTCCCGAGGAACTACGGGCAGCGGTGCGGACCGTGACCGAGGGTGAGGCGCTGCTGTCGCCGTCGGTGACCCGTCGCGTGCTCGCGGCCGTGGCCTCCGACAGCGGGACAGTCGAGCCCCGGCTGCTCGATCCGCTCACGGAGCGCGAGCGGGAGGTCCTGGCCGAGATCGCCGCTGGGCTGTCGAACACGGAGATCGCGGCGGTTCTCCACCTCAGCCCGGCCACCGCGCGCACCTACGTCAGCAGGCTGCTCGCCAAGCTCGGCGCTCGGGACCGAGCACAGCTCGTTCACATCGCCTACGAGGCGGGTCTGGCGCAGCCGGGGACTCGTCACCGGTCGCGGTGA
- a CDS encoding SRPBCC family protein: MRLDHEFTVPAPIDEVWKAVLDPERVAPCMPGATLTSVEGDKFKGTVKVKLGPVSLLYKGSGEFLEKNADERKIMIKASGKDARGAGTAAATVTVTLTAEGGSTKGAVATDLNVTGKPAQFGRGMISEVGGKILDNFATNLADMLGGAGEVKGEDTTPGAPKTSEGATAGATTGTAAATGVETAAGTSGAAAASVEAPSTGKPKLESVKPTATTPREAEPIDLVDYAGASVAKRLAPALAGLAALFAFLAVRRLLRRRR, from the coding sequence GTGCGGCTCGACCATGAATTCACCGTTCCGGCGCCCATCGACGAGGTGTGGAAGGCGGTGCTGGACCCGGAACGCGTCGCGCCCTGCATGCCAGGAGCCACCCTCACCTCCGTGGAGGGGGACAAGTTCAAGGGCACGGTGAAGGTCAAGCTCGGGCCGGTGTCCCTGCTGTACAAGGGGTCGGGCGAGTTCCTCGAGAAGAACGCCGACGAGCGCAAGATCATGATCAAGGCGTCCGGTAAGGACGCCCGTGGTGCCGGGACGGCCGCGGCCACCGTGACCGTGACCCTCACGGCGGAGGGTGGCTCCACGAAGGGCGCAGTGGCCACCGACCTCAACGTCACCGGCAAGCCCGCGCAGTTCGGGCGCGGCATGATCTCCGAGGTCGGTGGCAAGATCCTCGACAACTTCGCCACCAACCTCGCCGACATGCTCGGCGGTGCGGGGGAGGTGAAGGGTGAGGACACCACCCCGGGCGCGCCGAAGACCTCCGAGGGGGCCACGGCGGGGGCCACGACGGGTACCGCCGCGGCGACCGGGGTCGAGACCGCTGCGGGAACGTCGGGTGCGGCCGCCGCGTCGGTCGAGGCCCCGTCCACTGGGAAGCCGAAGCTGGAGAGCGTCAAGCCGACGGCCACCACACCGAGGGAAGCCGAGCCCATCGACCTGGTCGACTACGCCGGCGCCTCCGTCGCCAAGCGCCTCGCGCCCGCGCTCGCGGGCCTGGCGGCCCTCTTCGCCTTCCTGGCGGTCAGGAGGCTGCTCCGCCGCCGTCGCTGA
- a CDS encoding xanthine dehydrogenase family protein molybdopterin-binding subunit, whose product MTATMEPEIGKARRRKEDARLITGRTRWTDNITLPGMVHFAVLRSTVAHARITNIDTSAAREMPGVIAVYTADDLDPEGAIGLPCAWPITPDMKWPRRPVLAQGTVNHAGEGIAVVVARSQAEAYDALAEIDVDYDELPVVLGLENAIADDAPLVHADLGTNRSAVWTFDSAEAGSGDDVEQAIAESEVVLRKRFRQQRLIPSFMEPRSVVVDPTAAQLTMWSATQIPHITKTLSALTLGIPEHQLRVIAPDVGGGFGGKLAVIPEEFIALLVARKLGRPVKWTESRSESMVAAHHGRDQVQDITICAKRDGTLTGLKVELLADMGAYLSLVGPGVPILGAFMFNAIYKLPAYHFTCTNVFTNTTVTDAYRGAGRPEATFAIERMMDELAAELGMDPMELREKNWIAHDEFPYTTVAGLTYDSGNYEAATEKAMQLFDYEGLRREQRERRERGDKVQLGIGISTFTEMCGLAPSRVLGSLDYGAGGWEHAAIRMLPTGKVEVVTGSSAHGQGHETAWSQIVADQLGVPFEDVEILHGDTQSSHKGLDTYGSRSLSVGGIAVVKAAEKVVAKARRIAAHMMECAEDDLEFSGGTFKVKGTDRSTGIQDIALAVFAAHDLPDDVEPSLDSEATFDPENFSFPHGTHLCAVEVDTETGRVAIRKYVCVDDVGAVVNPLIVEGQIHGGLAQGIAQALFEEAVFDESGTLMSGTLADYLLPSAADLPSFVTDRTETPSTTNPLGVKGVGEAGTIASTPAVVNAVVDAVRHFGVDDIEMPCTPMRVWRAIHTGERAAGGLGTEAGGGLGSIDAEHGGAQ is encoded by the coding sequence ATGACCGCCACGATGGAGCCGGAGATCGGCAAGGCCCGTCGCCGCAAGGAGGACGCGCGCCTGATCACCGGCAGGACCCGGTGGACCGACAACATCACGCTGCCCGGCATGGTGCACTTCGCTGTGCTCCGCAGCACCGTCGCGCACGCGCGCATCACGAACATCGACACGTCGGCGGCCCGCGAGATGCCCGGCGTCATCGCGGTGTACACCGCCGACGACCTCGACCCCGAGGGCGCCATCGGTCTGCCGTGCGCGTGGCCGATCACCCCGGACATGAAGTGGCCGCGCAGGCCTGTGCTGGCACAGGGCACGGTCAACCACGCGGGTGAGGGGATCGCCGTCGTCGTGGCGCGCAGCCAGGCCGAGGCGTACGACGCGCTCGCCGAGATCGACGTCGACTACGACGAGCTGCCCGTGGTGCTGGGACTGGAGAACGCGATCGCCGACGACGCGCCGCTCGTACACGCCGACCTCGGCACCAACCGCAGTGCCGTGTGGACGTTCGACTCCGCCGAGGCTGGCTCGGGCGACGACGTCGAGCAGGCCATCGCCGAGTCGGAGGTGGTGCTGCGGAAGCGCTTCCGCCAGCAGCGCCTCATCCCGTCGTTCATGGAACCCCGCTCCGTGGTGGTGGATCCGACGGCCGCGCAGCTCACCATGTGGTCGGCCACCCAGATCCCGCACATCACCAAGACCCTGTCCGCTCTGACGCTCGGCATTCCGGAACACCAGCTGCGCGTCATCGCCCCCGACGTGGGCGGCGGATTCGGTGGCAAACTGGCCGTGATCCCGGAGGAGTTCATCGCGCTGCTCGTGGCTCGCAAGCTCGGCAGGCCGGTGAAGTGGACCGAGTCGCGGTCGGAGTCGATGGTGGCGGCTCACCACGGTCGCGACCAGGTCCAGGACATCACCATCTGCGCCAAGCGTGACGGCACGCTCACCGGTCTGAAGGTGGAGTTGCTCGCCGACATGGGCGCCTACCTCAGCCTGGTCGGGCCCGGGGTGCCGATCCTGGGCGCGTTCATGTTCAACGCGATCTACAAGCTCCCCGCGTACCACTTCACGTGCACGAACGTGTTCACCAACACGACCGTCACCGACGCCTACCGGGGCGCCGGACGGCCGGAGGCCACGTTCGCCATCGAGCGCATGATGGACGAGCTCGCGGCCGAGCTCGGCATGGACCCGATGGAGCTGCGGGAGAAGAACTGGATCGCCCACGACGAGTTCCCCTACACCACCGTCGCGGGGCTGACCTACGACTCGGGCAACTACGAGGCAGCCACCGAGAAGGCCATGCAGTTGTTCGACTACGAGGGGCTGCGACGCGAGCAGCGTGAGCGGCGGGAACGCGGGGATAAGGTGCAGCTCGGCATCGGAATCTCGACGTTCACCGAGATGTGCGGCCTCGCGCCGTCGCGGGTGCTCGGCTCCCTCGACTACGGCGCGGGCGGCTGGGAGCACGCCGCCATCCGTATGCTGCCCACGGGCAAGGTCGAGGTCGTCACGGGTTCGTCGGCCCACGGCCAGGGTCACGAGACGGCGTGGAGTCAGATCGTGGCCGACCAGCTCGGCGTTCCCTTCGAGGACGTGGAGATCCTGCACGGCGACACCCAGTCGTCGCACAAGGGACTCGACACCTACGGATCGCGCTCGCTGTCCGTCGGCGGGATCGCGGTCGTGAAGGCCGCCGAGAAGGTCGTCGCCAAGGCCCGCCGGATCGCCGCCCACATGATGGAGTGCGCCGAGGACGACCTGGAGTTCTCCGGTGGCACCTTCAAGGTCAAGGGCACCGACCGGTCCACCGGGATCCAGGACATCGCGCTCGCCGTGTTCGCGGCCCACGACCTGCCGGACGACGTGGAACCGTCGCTCGACTCCGAGGCCACCTTCGATCCGGAGAACTTCTCCTTCCCGCACGGCACCCACCTGTGCGCGGTGGAGGTGGACACCGAGACCGGCCGGGTGGCGATCCGCAAGTACGTGTGCGTGGACGACGTCGGCGCGGTGGTCAACCCGCTCATCGTCGAGGGCCAGATCCACGGTGGACTCGCGCAGGGCATCGCGCAGGCGCTGTTCGAGGAAGCCGTGTTCGACGAGAGCGGCACGCTGATGTCGGGCACGCTCGCCGACTACCTGCTGCCCTCGGCGGCGGACCTGCCGTCGTTCGTCACCGACCGCACCGAGACGCCGTCGACCACCAACCCGCTCGGGGTGAAGGGCGTCGGCGAGGCGGGCACCATCGCCTCCACGCCGGCCGTCGTGAACGCCGTCGTCGACGCGGTGCGGCACTTCGGGGTGGACGACATCGAGATGCCGTGCACACCCATGCGGGTGTGGCGGGCGATTCACACCGGGGAACGGGCCGCTGGTGGCCTGGGTACCGAGGCCGGTGGTGGCCTCGGATCGATCGACGCCGAACACGGAGGTGCGCAGTGA